The following coding sequences lie in one Fusarium poae strain DAOMC 252244 chromosome 1, whole genome shotgun sequence genomic window:
- a CDS encoding hypothetical protein (BUSCO:4153at5125), producing MLKSWKSTLRLPRSSFPARPNPKLAPQYLRQCTDDLYVWQGENRPEEKSFTLHDGPPYANGNLHVGHALNKVLKDMTVRVKVQQGQRVTYRPGWDCHGLPIEMKALGSSTTKGLTPVQIRDTARRLASKTVKDQMKGFQALAVMSDWEKRWTTMDRDFEISQLRVFQNLVRRGLIYRKHKPVYWSASSRTALAEAELEYRDDHISKAAYIRFPIVSDLSSIPELANFSGKLYAAIWTTTPWTLPANRAIAIHNDVYYSVIQVGSDGYLVASDRVEAMREMLPNFQVTVESIPGSSLKGLEYQNRLRGKSAPSQSIIEADFVTADSGTGLVHVAPGHGQDDYEACSKLGIEAFAPIDDGGHFTKEAYPDDPEKLTSAPSILDGGSQAVLDLINDDVLGTHKLRHKYPYDWRTKRPVVTRATAQWFADVGSIKQDALAALKDVRFVPEGGRVRLESFIKGRSEWCISRQRSWGVPIPALYDESGNAVMTVETIEHIISVMQERTSSAWFSDSPDDPAWIPSNLQGKYRRGTDTMDVWFDSGSSWTETKGPADVYLEGSDQHRGWFQSSLLTYVATQKSKETTDKISAPFKTLVTHGFTLDGQGKKMSKSLGNMIVPSQIMDGSLLGPVKTKGKGGQQSNGLGPDAVRLWAASADFTTDVLIGQTILQPVQTSLIKYRTIIKMLLGSLNQEARQSPLTKLDQIALVQLSDTMSQVMGSYNDFEFYRAVSMINRWVAADLSAFYLEGLKDRLYCGDGGGVLEPILIGFLRMLAPITPMLVEEAWSHRPTWMAEDSSLENPARQLYDAPLIDPLRLTLPQDVVRKDQAIITEVHSAVKATLEEARTAKVLGSSLQSSVILEIEDGKAAAVLGRYVEELQDIFVVSSVQLNQPIPDQPEWAYQKEFEIQDAKFKVHVLPPKQEKCSRCWRYVAPAEDALCGRCEEVVGALPASV from the exons ATGCTCAAATCTTGGAAGTCGACCCTAAGGCTGCCGCGGTCGAGTTTTCC TGCTCGACCGAACCCCAAGCTCGCACCACAATATCTTCGACAATGTACCGATGATCTCTACGTATGGCAAGGGGAGAATCGCCCCGAGGAGAAATCATTCACACTCCATGATGGTCCCCCGTATGCCAATGGCAACCTTCATGTTGGCCACGCCTTGAATAAGGTGCTTAAAGATATGACTGTGCGTGTTAAGGTGCAGCAAGGTCAAAGGGTTACATACCGACCAGGCTGGGACTGCCATGGCCTTCCAATTGAAATGAAAGCATTAGGATCCAGCACAACGAAAGGTTTGACGCCTGTTCAAATCCGGGACACAGCGCGGCGGTTGGCCTCCAAGACAGTCAAGGATCAGATGAAGGGATTCCAAGCACTTGCTGTCATGTCGGATTGGGAAAAGAGATGGACTACAATGGACCGAGATTTTGAAATCAGTCAACTGCGTGTCTTCCAGAACCTGGTGCGTAGAGGTCTGATTTACCGAAAGCATAAGCCGGTCTATTGGTCAGCTTCATCTCGGACAGCGCTCGCAGAGGCAGAGTTGGAATACCGGGACGATCATATTTCCAAGGCCGCATATATCAGATTCCCAATTGTCTCCGACTTATCCTCAATACCTGAGCTGGCCAACTTCAGCGGGAAACTATACGCAGCTATCTGGACGACGACACCTTGGACTCTCCCAGCCAACCGCGCCATTGCGATCCACAACGACGTCTATTATTCCGTAATTCAAGTCGGCTCGGATGGATATCTTGTTGCCTCTGACCGTGTGGAGGCTATGAGGGAAATGCTTCCAAATTTCCAAGTCACAGTTGAATCCATCCCAGGCTCAAGCTTGAAGGGTTTGGAATACCAGAACCGACTGCGAGGCAAATCTGCCCCATCTCAGTCAATAATCGAGGCCGATTTCGTCACTGCCGATTCTGGTACTGGTCTCGTTCACGTTGCTCCTGGACATGGACAAGACGACTACGAAGCTTGCTCTAAACTCGGCATTGAGGCTTTCGCTCCTATCGACGATGGCGGTCACTTCACCAAGGAGGCATATCCTGATGACCCCGAGAAGCTCACATCCGCACCTTCTATCTTGGATGGCGGAAGCCAAGCTGTCTTGGATCTCATAAATGATGATGTGCTTGGAACTCACAAGTTGCGCCACAAATATCCTTATGACTGGCGAACGAAGCGGCCTGTTGTGACTCGGGCTACAGCACAATGGTTTGCTGATGTTGGTAGCATCAAGCAAGATGCTCTTGCGGCCTTGAAAGACGTCCGTTTTGTACCGGAAGGTGGTCGAGTTCGTCTTGAAAGCTTCATCAAAGGCCGTAGCGAGTGGTGCATCTCGCGCCAACGCTCATGGGGTGTACCCATTCCAGCCCTGTATGACGAGAGCGGTAACGCTGTAATGACAGTAGAGACTATCGAGCATATTATCTCTGTTATGCAAGAGCGTACCTCTTCTGCATGGTTCTCCGATAGCCCAGATGACCCTGCTTGGATTCCTTCCAACTTGCAGGGTAAGTATCGTCGAGGTACTGATACCATGGATGTTTGGTTCGACAGTGGCAGCTCTTGGACAGAGACCAAGGGTCCCGCCGACGTTTATCTTGAAGGATCCGACCAGCATCGTGGTTGGTTCCAGTCCAGCTTGTTGACTTATGTCGCAACGCAAAAGTCAAAGGAGACTACCGATAAGATCTCAGCCCCCTTCAAGACTCTGGTCACTCATGGCTTCACCCTTGATGGACAAGGCAAGAAAATGTCAAAGTCGCTGGGCAACATGATCGTCCCCAGCCAGATCATGGACGGTAGTCTTCTGGGACCTGTCAAGACAAAGGGCAAAGGCGGACAACAATCTAATGGTCTCGGTCCAGATGCTGTTCGCTTGTGGGCGGCAAGTGCTGATTTTACAACGGATGTGCTCATCGGACAAACCATTCTTCAGCCTGTCCAGACCTCGTTGATTAAGTACCGAACCATTATCAAGATGCTTCTCGGGTCCCTGAATCAAGAAGCCCGCCAGAGCCCGTTGACAAAGTTGGACCAGATTGCGCTTGTCCAACTCTCTGATACCATGTCACAGGTAATGGGATCATACAACGACTTTGAGTTTTATAGAGCAGTTAGTATGATTAACCGCTGGGTCGCAGCCGACCTGTCGGCATTCTACTTGGAGGGTCTGAAGGACCGACTGTACTGCGGTGATGGAGGTGGTGTTCTTGAGCCCATTCTCATCGGTTTCCTTCGCATGTTGGCGCCGATCACCCCCATGCTTGTCGAAGAGGCGTGGTCGCATCGACCAACATGGATGGCCGAAGATTC ATCCCTAGAGAATCCAGCCCGCCAGCTATATGATGCGCCTCTTATTGACCCTCTGCGCTTGACGCTTCCTCAAGATGTGGTGCGCAAGGACCAGGCCATCATCACCGAAGTCCACAGTGCTGTCAAGGCCACGCTAGAAGAGGCACGGACAGCCAAGGTGCTTGGCAGTTCTCTTCAGAGCTCGGTCATCCTTGAGATCGAGGATGGCAAAGCGGCAGCTGTTCTTGGACGCTACGTGGAAGAACTGCAGGACATCTTTGTGGTGTCTTCAGTACAACTGAACCAGCCCATCCCCGATCAGCCTGAATGGGCCTACCAGAAGGAGTTCGAGATTCAAGATGCTAAGTTCAAGGTGCACGTGCTTCCACCGAAGCAGGAAAAGTGCTCTCGATGCTGGCGATATGTAGCGCCTGCCGAAGACGCGCTGTGTGGCAGATGCGAGGAGGTTGTTGGTGCATTGCCAGCCTCGGtttga
- a CDS encoding hypothetical protein (BUSCO:50223at5125), which produces MAPVRRYLRISKYSVLECRIYLDNPSLAQSWLLNPRDPILAKVIESIRPLVLPKLREERERIRKKSKKKSIKDVIVTDEFEVSIFLTETNTRHSLLYKTKHFRDKLPPKLESNSSRLIGETDSVPVDVDDEYRAPVLQEEDEEDVRLSDIPVAETTTRRSKRQRGTLEQGQDDNEVSEDDETASAIEISSDTEAPPHKRPRARENDGLDASDDKKKLAMDVSYEGFAIYGQVLCLVVKKKASAAASSSSSSSGGGAKGRPEGQAMMENWISSTQMPVGGDMP; this is translated from the exons ATGGCTCCAGTCCGCCGATATCTCAGAATATCCAAATATTCAGTCCTCGAGTGCCGAATATATCTCGATAATCCATCTCTGGCTCAATCATGGCTTCTTAACCCTCGCGATCCAATATTGGCAAAGGTTATTGAGAGTATCCGACCTCTAGTCCTGCCCAAACTACgtgaagagagagagaggattaggaagaagagcaagaagaagagtatCAAGGATGTCATTGTCACTG ATGAGTTTGAGGTCTCCATATTCTTAACAGAAACAAACACCAGGCACTCTCTTCTCTACAAGACCAAGCACTTCAGAGACAAGTTGCCACCGAAACTCGAGTCTAATTCATCCAGGCTCATTGGTGAAACGGACAGCGTCCCTGTGGATGTTGACGATGAATATCGTGCACCAGTTCTacaagaggaagatgaggaagacgTGAGATTGTCCGATATTCCCGTTGCCGAAACAACTACACGGCGGAGCAAGCGCCAACGAGGAACGTTGGAACAGGGCCAAGATGACAACGAAGTTTCTGAAGACGATGAAACAGCCTCGGCCATCGAAATCAGCTCAGACACGGAGGCGCCCCCGCACAAACGACCTCGGGCCCGGGAGAACGACGGTCTCGACGCAAGCGATGACAAGAAGAAACTTGCCATGGATGTGTCATATGAGGGGTTTGCAATCTACGGTCAGGTGCTGTGCCTCGTGGTCAAGAAAAAAGCGAGCGCTGcagccagcagcagcagcagtagcaGTGGTGGGGGTGCAAAAGGTCGACCAGAAGGTCAAGCCATGATGGAAAATTGGATATCATCGACCCAAATGCCGGTTGGGGGGGACATGCCATAA